The sequence below is a genomic window from Lolium perenne isolate Kyuss_39 chromosome 4, Kyuss_2.0, whole genome shotgun sequence.
tgattacattacgcaccatacttaatgcaattgtctgttgtttgcaacttaatactggaaggggttcggatgataacctgaaagtggactttttaggcatagatgcatgctggatagcggtctatgtactttgtcgtaatgcccaattaaatctcacaatactcatcatgtcatgtatgtgcattgtcatgccctctctatttgtcaattgcccaactgtaatttgtttacccaatatgctatttcttatgggagagacaccactagtgaactgtggaccccggtccattcttttacatcgaatacaatctactgcaatacttgttctactgttttctgcaaacatcatcttccacactatacatctaatcctttgttacagcaagctggtgagattgacaacctcactgttaagttggggcaaagtacttggattgtgttgtgcaggttccacgttggcgccggaatccctggtgttgcgccgcactacatctcgccgccatcaaccttcaacgtgcttgttggctcctactggttcgataaaccttggtttcttactgagggaaaacttgctgctgtacacatcataccttcctcttggggttcccaacatcacaaggaagctactacgcccacatcaactgtgcgcaagcagtcatctttcagcaaatgcacgtgaTCCAGAGAAGGTCACTTCCAGCATCTAGAACACATATTTCgtgataacacaaagatggttGTTTAAAAGTTTCCAACATTAGTGCCAACTGTTCAATATGAACCTATTTCGACATGAgaaaatgaggatgtcatcgatgagcttaaggagaacttatcaagatactccaatgaggGACTCACATGTTGCTTGAACGGGGCAAAAATGTTGGTAAGACCGAAGGGCATGAAAGTGTAATCAAGTGAAATTCCATTGGCAAAAACACCATCAAAATAGTCCTTagaactgagtttgatttgacaATGGCCCAAACTCAAATAGATGGAGAGGATGGCATATCCATAAAGGAGATACTTCCTGACTTCAATAGGAACAAAACAAGACAACCCTTCGAGAAGGAACAACTGTGATAGAGAttttgtctttcaactctccaagttgttgtttaAGATCAACTAACTAGTCAAGAGTATCAAGTACGGTTTCTTGGAGAAGTAGCAATTCAAAAAACCAACTTACTCATGAATTTGACAACACGGTCATGTGGCAACATGATgatacttctagaaagacatAACCCATCGAGAGGGATTCTTACTTTTCAAGGGAAAACAATGTGCTCTTCAGAGCTTCGGCAcgaacctaactctttgacctAAGATCTGCAGATGAAGAACATATTTGGCAGCGTAGTCAAATTTCGCTCGGTGATCGGTTAACAAATCACGCCAAGAATGAAATAAACGTCCTTGGATTTCAAAGCAATAAAAATTTCTAAGCACCTCGGATGGCCACATCGATACGCACACCCCAACACTCCCAAGCACGGACAACTCGGAGGAAAGGTGAGTAAAGATATGAATAGCTTTGTGCCCGTCCATGTCAACAGTGTGTGGAGCATCGAGATCTCTTTATGGAGGTATCTACACGATTAAAAGACACGGCGATGGATATTTTTTTGGTGtgcctatgtctcagttgactgagattttctgaagtctcagtcaactcagaaaagtgcaactgcagttcaaaaaAACGTGCAACTCAAatcagttgcacttttctagtagaaaagtgcaattgcacttttttgatagaaaagtgcaactcaagtgCGTTTTTGtaggtgactgagacttaagtaATTCTCACTTGACTGAGACTTAGCAAAACCGATATTTTTTCAACTTGGATGGGAGCGTGATCTATGGATTGGACCTTCTTCACCTTATGTTGTTTTTAAGTTTTATCGTTGCCCAGAACTTCTCTTTACTTATATTTGTAAATCGTGGACTGGCATGGTTGTGTACTTATATTAGTTATGCAGAAGCTGCATGTGAAACTTAAACTTTAAGTAACAAAACACCCTTTATCAAAAAATTGGCAGTAGGCAATCAAGGATTTAAACCGAACCATTCACCAAATTTGCATCCAACCACCTCACTGTTGGAATATTATTTCCGACAGTGACATGTTTTATTTGCTCCATCACTCGAGATTTACTACAGGTGCCAAACTGGATGCATGTACGTCAGTATCtagtgtttttttttgtttgcttccCTTAAACTAGAGAGTATGTATCTAGAATTGGAAATGCCTTTACCACATGCAACATATTTAATTAGGCTGGAGAAGTTTTACATAACTAATTTTACTAGTACATGGAATGCGAGTTTCTGGCCCTATATATAAAAAGGAGATCTCTCGAACTAGAAATATGAATGCTGGCGACCTACATGTCTTATGAGAGGAACAGATCCCTGTATTGGGTCAATCACATAACTTCGATGGAGATGGGCTTATTAGTAAGCTGGACATGCCTATATTTTAGTACTAGTATTAATttgcagatcgattgtgaatccaTATTTCAGTGCTCGCTGAAGACATGAGAAACGGGTGTGTGTCCATTTCACTTCACCCGATTGAGACGGAGACGGAACACCACACTCATTGCAGCCTTTCCCATAGTGTTGCACATACCCAACTTACTCATCTCTCTGTCTATCTGTCTGTTTGTCTCTCTCTCAGCTATAAGAATCAATCTTCCCGCCCGCTCTCTGCAAGCAAAGCGCCATTACCTCTTGGTTTCCTATCAAGACGCCAATCAAtccagctgctgctgctgctacagGAATGGACGGTCGTGTTGAGGAGAACGGCCATGGATGCCACGGCGGTGGTGATGTGTCGGAGTGGAAGAAGGTGGCGGAGCTGAGGGCCGTCGCTGAGGCCCAGGACCCCGCAGCCAAGGTAAGCACCTCATCCGTCGTCCGACTCTCTTtgctctcctccacctccacttcTCGCGTGGCTCAACTAGTCTCTCCTCACTGTCTACCACGCCCATAGTGGCCACTTCACAAACGCCGCCTGATCAAGATCTATCTGGTCGCCACAGCTAATTCCCTCCCGATTTCCTTAAAAAAAATCCTCCTGATTATAATTGACTTAGTAGTGGAGTACTGTACTATACCCACTTTCTTAGAAACACGTGAGGACCGTTGGGTTCATCTGCCCATCTCTTGCTTGGTGGTTaactttttttttcgataaagggaatatattaatatcgagagataccaattacacccagcctctgcaacaacgcaccaccctaatggcactacggatgcacacagccaaaaaaaagaaaaagaaaactaagaaacaaaagtcccgctacagtatcacggacctaacaacagcaatacatccaccaccatgacaacacctgaattgcagactctccaaaaaacgacgcctccaagaagggaacagtgctccaacactgtcgtcgcccgatcaaagatcttaggttttcaccctgaagatagtccccactctcaaaacaatgcctccaccaaggtcactgccaggcacaaccagttaaggccagaccttgggttttcaccctgaaaggtaggactctgcgcttcacatgtgttgtcgcccccacgttcataccgctgatgtgaagtccggacaccaagcaagcccctcaacaacgcggagacttgaacctcccttagctagtcctcccctccggccttcatgaaattctcttcttccgactttcatcatggatccatagtcacttgatgtcaacacagaaaaagagcttcgcgccgctccctccagaaccaaacggtcggaataaacgcatgggtgcgcacgaccgaatacctccgatccagcaaactccagtcaaagcactgttacattcgccggcggagtcttccggaactcaaccctccggccagatcacgaggccacgcctccggtaggtcctcctcttcacgcaagagaggccctaggaccgccgcctttaatcAGGCCGAGCCCCCACGCAACGGCCATCCCGGCCGCCCTTCACACCGAAACGGTAGCGAAGGCGACCCTGGCCGCCAAGCCCGCACGAGGACGAGTGGTGCTGCGGCGGAGAAGACGACCAGAGCAGGCAGAGTCGGCCTTGGCCAGAGGGCATCAGCCGGAGTCCATCGGCCCAAGGGCCTAGACCTCCTCCATCCGCCGCTcacgccgccgcgcgccgccgcctaaGATCGCCCCTCCATCGCTGCAACCTGCCCCCACACCGGCCCGAGCACCAAACCCTGCGCTCTCCCCTTGCTCCGCCTCCCCGCGCGAAGAGAAGAAGCCAGGAGAGCTCCCTGTTGCTGCCATATCCAGACCCGACGGTAACTAGAAAAAACGCCTCCGGGTCGCACGCGCGGGCGGCTCCGGGGCGATCGCATCTCCAGCCAAAGAAGACTCCAGATCGGGCCTTCCTGGCCGTCgcggccgccggcgccggcgaccgtGGCGGCGCCCTGGCCGGCGAAGCCGGCGAGGGGTGGGCGGCGCTCTCCTGGCTTGGTGGTTAACTGGTTATAGAATAATTGAGAAGTGCATCATGCATCCTGTGAAAACAACAATTGTGTTTATAAAACTTGCCGTGAAACCATGTATATATATAGTACACATGGGCAACGATCCATTTGATGACCGAGAACCAATCTGAGGTTGGGTGGCTATGAGGATGGTCAGCCCATCAGAGTTCAAACTTCATGTttaacatctgtgtgtctcataaagatgGAATAtttattcagtgggaggcgatgttCCCATCGACAGCAAGGCGTCTGTGGTGACTTCATCAATTTCAATATCCAATTCGCCAGCTTAGTCTTCCGAAGGTCTCATAGGGgtagtgtgcgtgtgtgtgtgtgtgcatagGGTGAGTGTATATATgctcgtgtatgtgagcgtctacgtTTGTACTGCGTTTCTCAAAAATAAAAACGATCCATTTGATGATCTATTGTCATCCCACGTGTGCAGGAAGAGGATGACTTTGCATTGCGTCGGTTCCTTCGAGCCCGGGACCACAACATAAGCAAGGCAACAGCCATGCTCCTTCAATACCTCTCCTGGAAACGCTCCACCAAACCACACGGATTCATTTCAGATGATGAGGTTCGTGGCGAGATCGCGAAGAACAGGGACTGCATGAAGGGTTTTGATCGCCTAGGCCGCCCCTTGGTGTATCTCTACGCTGCACGCCATTTCCCGGTCCGGCGCGACTTTGAGGAGCTGAAGCTCTACGTTACCTATGTCCTAGACAAAATATGCACCAGGTATCCATATGGATCCATTGATTACATGCACCCAAGATGGCTAACATAGTTGTTTGATCAATTGATTAATTGACGGGTTTGTTTGAATTGTTGTAGGCTGCCGGTGGGGCAGGAGAAGTTTGCGGCGGTGATAGACCTGGGTGGGTGGGGGTACTCGAACTGCGACATTCGTGGGTACCTGATGGGGTTGGAAATCATGCAAAGTTATTACCCGGAGAGGTTAGGGCGGGTGTTTCTAATTCATGTGCCCTACATGTTCATGGCTGCGTGGAAAGTGGTGTACCCGTTCATTGATGAAAAGACCAGGAAGAAGTTTGTGTTCGTTGCCAATAGAGACCTCGATGCCACACTTAAGGATGCTATCGACGAGTCCGAGCTCCTTGAAGAGTATGGTGGTAAGCTAAAGCTGCAGTGCTAGGACAATTCACTATTGTCCATGGCTAGCGAATGAGATCATTATCATGCATATGCAATCAAGAATGTAGCGAAACGGTGTCGGCGGAGCCTTGGCTCATTAGCCTATTGTAACTACTTCTTTCAAAAGAATTAACTATAAGTGTGGCATCCTACAAAACAGCATCAAAAGCTTTACCCCTTTTCATCAGCATCTTCAAAAGACGCTATCGAATAAACACTTACTAGCACAATAGCCATGCGTTGCCACGGGTCAATTAATGATGAATAGTTCTCAAAATAAGAAACATACTTGGTcttgagtttgaggatgatagcttTTTCCAATCGGGGGACATCGACCCATCTATCATGGTGGTTTGCTTTATCTCGCCCGCTTACAACGTTCTCAACCTATCTTATTCGCATGTCATATATGAAGCTAGTCCCTAATTTAGAATTATTTTTACTACCATATTACTTTCAATGGTTTACTAATTTAGCATAGTGCCCGCGCGTTGCTATGGAACATTTCTATATTATCATTGACATTTTGAAAACTGCTCTTCCATCAAATTATTTCATCAAGTACTATCACATTAATGTTTTGGTTGATATATATATTCTTGAATGTTTGCAATTGCTTGCATCTGCTATGGCATCGCCAATCGGGAGGCATCGATGTGTCGATTTTCAGCTTTTTCCTGTAATCGGATTTATTTTTCTAACCATGAGTCGTCAACTCGTGCCGGCCTTTATTCAACTTAAATATTTTGAAGTCAACTCGTACCTGGTGGATGGCTGCTTTGTTTTTAGAACGGCGTCAAAAGATTTTCCCTTTCTCATCAAGGGCCGTCATTCGATACACCTTGAGATCACAGGGAAATGGTACTTTCATACACAATCAATTATCAAAAATTAATTAAAATTTTATGCTATCTCAAGGTTTCGTCTCACAATAGTACTTCCTATGTTCCATAATATCATGTGTTTTAGCAATCTAATTTAGCATGCAAAAACATCTTGTAATAGTGAATGACGGGAGTTCTAAAGTCTAACGGATATCGCTAGCATGAAGAAAAATATGATGCATGCATTTCTTTTTATCTCATAACTAGcatggtggccctcgcaaatgcgaggacaTCATCTATAGTATAAAATGTTAAGAACATATTTTAGATTATTTGAACCTTTTTTCTTTCTATTCATCTCCTTCATtgcaaaattattttataaaataGATACATTGGTACCTATTTACTTTATCTCTATTTTGTAAATTAATATATTAGTATGTTACAAAGAA
It includes:
- the LOC127291766 gene encoding uncharacterized protein, encoding MDGRVEENGHGCHGGGDVSEWKKVAELRAVAEAQDPAAKEEDDFALRRFLRARDHNISKATAMLLQYLSWKRSTKPHGFISDDEVRGEIAKNRDCMKGFDRLGRPLVYLYAARHFPVRRDFEELKLYVTYVLDKICTRLPVGQEKFAAVIDLGGWGYSNCDIRGYLMGLEIMQSYYPERLGRVFLIHVPYMFMAAWKVVYPFIDEKTRKKFVFVANRDLDATLKDAIDESELLEEYGGKLKLQC